Proteins encoded in a region of the Chelonoidis abingdonii isolate Lonesome George chromosome 2, CheloAbing_2.0, whole genome shotgun sequence genome:
- the LOC116835501 gene encoding LOW QUALITY PROTEIN: forkhead box protein Q1-like (The sequence of the model RefSeq protein was modified relative to this genomic sequence to represent the inferred CDS: inserted 1 base in 1 codon; deleted 1 base in 1 codon; substituted 1 base at 1 genomic stop codon) has protein sequence GKPYTGGPSPPYSYIALIAMAIRDSAGGAFTWPDQRILMAAPFFRAPNGWRNSVANXSLNDCVRRARPAPALGQDNYWSXSPAAIHLRRGVFRRRPSVTGPLPPPPRAPATSPPAAASPAAAPPPPRSRQGGRALWPAPPAPYPLGSLFAGGLLPLYAYGPQPLERRREALTAGSASLPPEPPQLFPSPAEALLGSPLYCPLRLPGPLRTATGRPASYPPCPLDSLLP, from the exons gggaagCCGTACACCGGCGGCCCAAGCCCGCCCTACTCCTACATCGCGCTCATCGCCATGGCCATCCGG GACTCGGCCGGCGGCGCCTTCACCTGGCCCGATCAACGAATACTGATGGCAGCTCCCTTCTTCCGCGCGCCTAACGGCTGGCGCAACTCGGTCGCCA CGTCGCTCAACGACTGCGTAAGGCGCGCAAGACCCGCCCCGGCCCTGGGCCAGGACAACTACTGGAGCTAATCCCCAGCAGCGATACACCTTCGCCGAGGGGTCTTCCGCCGCCGCCCAAGCGTCACCGGCCCCCTGCCGCCGCCTCCCCGCGCGCCGGCAACCAgcccccctgctgctgcctctccggCAGCTGCGCC CCCGCCGCCGCGCTCCCGCCAAGGGGGCCGGGCGCTCTGGCCCGCGCCGCCCGCCCCCTACCCGCTGGGCTCTCTCTTTGCCGGCGGCCTCCTGCCGCTCTACGCCTACGGGCCCCAGCCGCTGGAGCGCAGGAGGGAGGCGCTGACGGCCGGCAGCGCCTCTCTCCCGCCGGAGCCTCcccagctcttcccctcccctgccgaGGCGCTGCTCGGCTCCCCGCTCTATTGCCCCCTCCGGCTGCCCGGCCCGTTGCGCACAGCCACGGGGCGCCCGGCCTCTTACCCGCCCTGCCCCCTCGACAGCCTCCTGCCTTAA